TTTGGTTAGTACCGTATTCATCAAGAGGAGCGTCGTAGTCATAGCTTGAAGCCATGAACTCACCGGCTGTTCTGTCGAAATTTGTTCCTCCATGATACTATTAAAAAGGtataacaaacaaagaaacattaaGCCAAGTCGATGTGTATTCATATGTAActctgtttttatattatttaccaTATAATAGTTGACGAAGGAACCTCCTTTTGCTATGAATCGTACAACAGAGTATGCAATATCTTCGACTGGTCTGTATGGTACAGCACCTCCAAACTCTGTGTACCAACCAGTCCAATTCTCTGTCCACATCTTCGGCTTGTTGCTTGAGTTTGGTTTAA
This genomic window from Camelina sativa cultivar DH55 unplaced genomic scaffold, Cs unpScaffold11257, whole genome shotgun sequence contains:
- the LOC109131986 gene encoding beta-galactosidase 4-like, coding for TCNGYYCEDFKPNSSNKPKMWTENWTGWYTEFGGAVPYRPVEDIAYSVVRFIAKGGSFVNYYMYHGGTNFDRTAGEFMASSYDYDAPLDEY